The genomic stretch GCCAACACCTCCCTTTGCCTGGCCACGGACATAAATCCGAAGGCCTGTGACGCCACCAGACGCACTGCAAGGCACAATGGAGGACGCGTTGACAGCGTAAACTGCAATTTGGCCGATGTTCTTCGCAAGCGTTTAGTGGACGTGCTGCTTTTCAATCCTCCCTACGTTGTGACCAGCGACgatgagttgcagtgtcagaTGTTCGGGCCTGGGTCGGCAGGAGAAAGCAACCTTTCGACGGAGCGCAATCTAGTTTACTCGTGGGCCGGCGGCAAGGATGGCCGTCGTGTTACCGACACTCTAATACAGCAACTCGATGACATTCTCTCGCCGCTTGGCGTCCTctatttgctgctgctgcgggaGAACAAACCGAACGAAATTATCAAACGATTGGATAGTCTGCGTTTTAAGGCTGTTAAGTTCATGGAACGACGCATTCCCGGCGAATATCTGTACATACTGAAAGTAACCAGGTTGCCATCATGACTTTAGCAATAAACGATTTTTCTCGTTCTTCAAAGGTTTGCATTTTCGTTCTGTTTTTATTGAGAACCATTTATGGTGTAGCTGTACAAGATACGACTGCAAAGATTTCCACTGGCAACTTCAACAGTAAATGATCCTGGTATTATTCAGATTCTACGAAATCTTTTCTGCAAAATGTAATGGCATCTAGAGCCGATTTCTCTGGAATGGCTGTGGAGACAGCCGCGCTTAGTTTTTCCACTCTCAAAGCGAATGGTTTGGCGAGAGATCGATCTATGTACATCTGCAGTAAGTATCAGGAATCATATCTACCTGGCGACCTCAGTCCTACTTCTCATGGTTCAAGAATGGCGTGCTTATCAGTGACATCAGCTCCGACAGCTCCGTAGTTGCTATTATGGAGTCGAggttctccagctccatcACTGAATTTAATATGAATTTTATATCATCCcaattttttgaaaaaatacttttattttattttagttttaatttaatttgtgtaCCTTTCTGGCtctagaatttttttttatactattatttttaacattttgtaTTGCTTTTCGTAGAGCCTTTTTGGGGCAGTCGCCGGGGCTCTTCATCCGCGTCGCCACtgaatttaaaaatatggATTAAGTTATAAATCCTTTTTGTGCGTTAGCTTAGACTTACTTTCCAAGACACTGTAAAACCTGTTATATCCCTTTAGGGCCATCTTGCCCGCTGTTCCGtccaaattaaaaacaaaaatcagtCCCTCGTCCATCAcgttttttatactttttgaTAATGGCCCATTTGCAATTAAGCTCCATATCTTTCTGATCTGTGAATATATAAGTCGCTCAGGTGaaaagaaatatacatacatacaactTTTACAATATTCTAATTTTTTACCCACACAAGATCAAGCTTAGAAACCGTACGGATCGGACTTACATATAAAATGACTTCAGGGAGTTATCAAAGCTAGAttcctttcttttttgattaccacttacatacatatccGACAGCTCCGTAGTTGTTATTATGGAGTCGAGGCTCTCCAGCTCCATCACTGATTTTAATGGGAATTTTATATCATCAGTCTCATTTGGAACATGGTTCTTCATTAAAGCAGTGGCCTCCGCCAGCTTGTCTGCCATCACATCGAGCTTTTTAGACAGGACCTCAACTTGATCGCGTAGTTCTTTATTCTCTTCGGAAATttctacataaatatattagTAAGGAATACGAATTTCAAGCtataaaatatgtatgatTACCTACCTTTAAGAACATTGATAATCCGTTCTTCAGTCGAGTCtgtaatacaaatatatttctatCAATAGCGCAGTTACACTTAAAAAATGCTTACACTTACGCGATATTAATGGGTCCGCCTGCTGGAATTCTGTAAAAATAAGATTAAAATTTCTCatacatattatatacattAATACGCAAGTTTTACTTACCATCCTCTGCTTCAAACTTTATGCATCCGATTTTAAAAGGCGGTTCTTCTTCAGCCATCGCCTGGTCTCGcctaaaaatatattctttaC from Drosophila pseudoobscura strain MV-25-SWS-2005 chromosome 4, UCI_Dpse_MV25, whole genome shotgun sequence encodes the following:
- the HemK2 gene encoding methyltransferase N6AMT1, coding for METPHFDHLTSQDYEHVYEPAEDSFLLLDALEADLPFLNGLQPRLCVEIGSGSGIIITALSKQLANTSLCLATDINPKACDATRRTARHNGGRVDSVNCNLADVLRKRLVDVLLFNPPYVVTSDDELQCQMFGPGSAGESNLSTERNLVYSWAGGKDGRRVTDTLIQQLDDILSPLGVLYLLLLRENKPNEIIKRLDSLRFKAVKFMERRIPGEYLYILKVTRLPS
- the LOC26532989 gene encoding uncharacterized protein isoform X1, whose protein sequence is MHNIVDTCKEERRDQAMAEEEPPFKIGCIKFEAEDEFQQADPLISHSTEERIINVLKEISEENKELRDQVEVLSKKLDVMADKLAEATALMKNHVPNETDDIKFPLKSVMELESLDSIITTTELSDMYIRKIWSLIANGPLSKSIKNVMDEGLIFVFNLDGTAGKMALKGYNRFYSVLEMATRMKSPGDCPKKALRKAIQNVKNNSIKKNSRARKVHKLN
- the LOC26532989 gene encoding uncharacterized protein isoform X2, with translation MAEEEPPFKIGCIKFEAEDEFQQADPLISHSTEERIINVLKEISEENKELRDQVEVLSKKLDVMADKLAEATALMKNHVPNETDDIKFPLKSVMELESLDSIITTTELSDMYIRKIWSLIANGPLSKSIKNVMDEGLIFVFNLDGTAGKMALKGYNRFYSVLEMATRMKSPGDCPKKALRKAIQNVKNNSIKKNSRARKVHKLN